The region CTATAACTTTTTGCTTCAAGTTGCCATCGGTTTATGATCTCATCTTTTATTTTAGATATGTCGGTAGTTAGTTTAAAGCTTCTCTCGCCACAACAACCAAGATCAAGTGTGGAGCTAAAATTCTCACTATCTATTTCAAATTTATTAAGCGAGTAATTATTTAACTTTCCAGCCTTAATGTTAATATTATCCGCTAGTATCGTGGAGGAGGCGTTGTTTATCTCATTGGCATTTAAATTTAAATTATTTGCCGAAGCCATAATAGAAGTGGCTATGTTATTTATCTGATTAGCCGATATATGCATATCAAAGCCACTTGATATAGTGGCTTTATCTTTATTTATGATGACAGAATTTGAGTTAAGATCTGCACTAGTTTGTGCTTGAATGGTATTTAGATTTATTATATCTCCGTTTGAGTTTATCTTTATTTGGTTTGCTTTTATAATACCGGCATTATTTACTCCGACACCGTCTTTAGTGGCTATTATGTTTATCTTGTTAGCATACATTCCACCAAGAGCGGTGCTATCGATTGAAATGGCAGAGTTTTTTGTAGTAGTGCTTGGTAAGGCATTATTAAAAAGCTTACCGTCGCTACTTTGAACTTTACTATCGGTTGAGATTAAATTTAATTCGTTTGAATGGATAGAACTTGCTATTTTTATAGCGTTTGCAATGATATTTGTATAGTCTCCATTTTTATCGTTTAGTCCTTGCTCGATAATCTCGATTCTGCCCTGCAAAGGGTTTAGATTATTTGAGATAGGATTTAAATTTAACTCTTTTATGCCTCCGTCGTTATTTAGATGAATTTTAGCAGTTGTAAATGTAGATGAGCTTGCATTTATTATATTAAGTCCATTTATATTTATACCGCTAGGATTAGCTATTAATAAATCAGCTCTCTTTCCAGCTATCTCTAAATTCCCTTTTAGTAGTGACGGATCGTTTGAATTTACTTGATTAATGATTAAATTTGCCGAACCACCATTTAAAAAAGGGTTTGCATTTACGAAACCAGCTATATTTGTGTTTGCACCATTTACTGAGTTATTTAAAACCGTGCCCTTATCTGGGGTATTAAATTTAGCATACTCATTAAATGAGATGCCTTTGGAATTTGGAGTAACGATATTTACTATAAGGGCATCATTTTTTGCTTTTAGAATGACTGATTGGTGCGATTTATGGGCGGCAGGATCGGCGATAATGTTGGCTAAAGAGGTAGAAACAAGCAAGGATATACTAACAAAAATGGATAAAAGCTGTTTTAAAAAATTAAGCATCAAATGTCCTTGTGTTATTTTTGTGTTATTTTTATTTTATTATACCAGTTAGTATCGTAGTGATTGCTTAAAAATTTAAAAATATCTATGAATAATAAATTTCATAATTAAGAAATACTTTTAAATACAAAATACCAACTATTACATTTTTTATAAGTATTTTAACTATGCTAATTTGGCTTTAGATTAGTGATAATATAGTATTTTGTCTACAATAAAACATTGTTTAATTTATAAAATTACCTACCTTTAAAAACTATTTTCACTAACCTTTTGTGCTTGATATAGTTTATCTTCATTATAGCGATGAGTTTTTATTTCGATAGCATTGGCTACTTCTTTTTAAAACCCATTGAAGTCTTACTATTAACTAGCTATTTTCTAAAAAATTTAATAAAACAAACCTTTATAATATCAATATAAATTATAGTGTTTTTAAAAGAATAAATTTTTATCTACTTTAACTAAAAATTTTCAATTTCTATAAATTTATCATATTAAAAAGTAAATGTTATAATTCACTCAAGGGAGAAAATTTGAAAGATTTGGATTTTTTTTATCAAACACCGCTTAAAAATATCAAATTTATAGATCGAAAATGCTATATAACTCGATCCAAAACGCTCATCATCGGCAATGTAGGCAGTGGAAAGACAAGTATGATATGCGAATATCTAAGTGCTTACAAACAAGAAGAGCGGCTTTATATAAACTTAAAAGATATGCGGTGCAATGCGAATTTACTATCAAATTTAAAGGATTTTTTGTTAGCTAATCCAAATATAAAAGTGCTTGGTGTGGATAATATAAGCTCACAAGATGAGGCTAACACACTTAAAATTTGCTCCTCTTTACCTCAACTTCAAGGCTTTTTAATAGCAACAAACAATCGTGATATAAATTTACCAAATTTTAATACCTTAAAGCTTGGTTATCTTGATTATGAAGAGTTTATACTATTTTTTCGTAAAAATTTAGATGAAAATATGCTTTTTAGCCATTTTTTAGCCCATGGAACGGCGGTAAAATGTGCATTTTTAGATGCAAGCGAAGTAAGTGAATATCTTCAAAATCAACTCAAAAAAGAGCTAAGCCAAAGTGCTTTAAACATCATAAAAGAGTGTGCTAGGAAGTGCGGTGAGACGATGAGTGTTTTTGAAATTTATAAAACATTAAAAACACAGCAAAAGATCTCCAAAGATAGCGTTTATACCGTATTAAACGAGCTTGAGAGAGATGGTATTATAACACTTTTGGCAAAATTTAATGAACCAAATGTTGCAAAAAAACTATTTTTCACAAATTTTGCCATGCGTAATGCACTTAGTGCAAAAAAGGACTTTTCATCAACTTTTGCAAATGTTATACTCTGTGAATTGTCTAAATTTAATGATGAAATTTACTACACAAAAGAGTTTGATTTTTTCCTTGTTAAAAGAAAACTTGCTTTGCTTTGCATACCATTTACGCCAAGCGAGATAATCTTTTTAAAATTTAAAAAACTTCATCAAAGTTTAAAAAAACTAGGTGCGACAAAGCTACAAGTCATAAGTGTAACAAACTCTGGTGAGCTTAGCATTGAAGGCATTAAGTGCGAGATTTTACCATTTTCACGTTGGGCACTAGGAATATAAATTTGTTATAATTGCACTTTTTTAAAAGGATAAAAATGCGATCACTTTTCATACTATTTTTTATAGCAATTTTTGCGTTTGGATATGAGATAAGTCACGAAAATATCGGTAAATTTTATAAATTTAGTGGCGAGGCAGATGGTATAGCAACAGAGCTTTATATAAATGTTTATAAAAATGAGTTTGAAAATTTAAAATCAACAAAAGACTTTGAAGTGCCAAGTAAAACGAGTGGTCATATATTTTTTAGCAACAACAAATTTGAATTTGATAAGGGTATGATAGAGCAAAAAAACGATACTATAACAAAGATAAATGCAAAATCAGAATGGATAGATCTAAACGTAGAAAATAACACAAATAACGAACTTGTCGGAAAAGTAGCGATCAAAGGTAAAGCCTACAAACTCACTTTAAAACAAGATATAAGCTTTGAGATCATAACTCTTGCCAAACAGCTCAGTAACGATAATGGCTTAAAATTTCAAGCGATCTTAAGCGATTTTAGCTCGACTAAATTTATAAATAAATACCGCAAAAATCTCACCGAAGATCTAAAAAATTTACAAGTATTATGGCAAAATAGACCTCAAAAAGATGAAAATCATAGCAAAATAACACGGCTATTTTATCAAAATGAACGCATAAAAAATATCTGTACTTATGAAAATAAAATCACTATAACTTGCAAAACAAGCAATATAAAAAACTCAAAAAATCTTAGCCTATCATCGCTTTTTAAAAATTTAAAAGATGAAAATCTGCAAAAGATTTTTACCAAACACGATATAAGAATGAGCGAAAATTTCACACTTTCGCCAATGGGATTGACGTTTTATAGTGACGATGAAAAGACACTTAGCTTAGATGAAATTAAGCCATTTTTAAAAGATAGCTTTGGGCTTTAAATATGTTAGATGGCTTAAATTTCAAATATAAAATGGATAAGAATTTAAAAAATTTATGTGAATTTGATCCTAAAATTTGCGGTATAGATGAGGCTGGACGTGGTGCGTTAGCTGGGTGTATGGCAGTAGCTGCGTGTATTTTAAAGTGCGATATAAAGGGGCTAAATGATTCTAAAAAACTAACTCCTAAAAAACGTAAAGAGCTATATAATCAGATCATACAAAATGCCA is a window of Campylobacter anatolicus DNA encoding:
- a CDS encoding ATP-binding protein, which codes for MKDLDFFYQTPLKNIKFIDRKCYITRSKTLIIGNVGSGKTSMICEYLSAYKQEERLYINLKDMRCNANLLSNLKDFLLANPNIKVLGVDNISSQDEANTLKICSSLPQLQGFLIATNNRDINLPNFNTLKLGYLDYEEFILFFRKNLDENMLFSHFLAHGTAVKCAFLDASEVSEYLQNQLKKELSQSALNIIKECARKCGETMSVFEIYKTLKTQQKISKDSVYTVLNELERDGIITLLAKFNEPNVAKKLFFTNFAMRNALSAKKDFSSTFANVILCELSKFNDEIYYTKEFDFFLVKRKLALLCIPFTPSEIIFLKFKKLHQSLKKLGATKLQVISVTNSGELSIEGIKCEILPFSRWALGI